A genomic stretch from Bosea sp. F3-2 includes:
- a CDS encoding pyridoxal phosphate-dependent aminotransferase: protein MPLHVVPSFARIGEENAFAVLARATELQRQGKDIINLGIGQPDFATPEHIVEAAVKALRDGHHGYTPANGILPLREAVAADLHKRFAVEVSPESVMIVPGGKVTMFMAILMFGEPGAEILYPDPGFPIYRSMIEYTGATPIPVPIREENGFAFSAEETLSLITPKTRLLIINSPANPTGGVTPKAEIDKLVAGLANFPDVAVMSDEIYDQMVYDGEKHVCLLSYPEIRDRLILLNGWSKTYAMTGWRLGYSVWPKPLYDNARKLAVNSHSCVNAPAQWAGLAALTGPQDAVHAMVAEFDRRRKAVVAGLNSLPNVSCAVPKGAFYAFPNVSRTGWKAKKLASALLEEAGVATIGGPDFGVHGEGYIRLSYANSLENIERALERMGSFLKSQQAA, encoded by the coding sequence ATGCCCCTTCACGTCGTCCCATCCTTCGCCCGCATCGGCGAGGAGAATGCCTTCGCGGTGCTGGCGCGCGCGACCGAATTGCAGCGCCAGGGCAAGGACATCATCAATCTCGGCATCGGCCAGCCGGATTTCGCCACGCCCGAACACATCGTCGAGGCGGCGGTGAAGGCGCTGCGCGACGGCCATCACGGCTACACCCCAGCCAACGGCATCCTGCCGCTGCGCGAAGCCGTCGCCGCCGACCTGCACAAGCGCTTCGCCGTCGAGGTCTCGCCCGAGAGCGTGATGATCGTACCTGGCGGCAAGGTCACCATGTTCATGGCGATCCTGATGTTCGGTGAGCCCGGCGCCGAGATCCTCTATCCGGACCCCGGCTTCCCGATCTACCGCTCGATGATCGAGTATACCGGCGCGACGCCCATCCCGGTGCCGATCCGCGAGGAGAACGGCTTTGCCTTCTCCGCCGAGGAAACGCTGTCGCTGATCACGCCGAAGACGCGGCTGCTGATCATCAACTCGCCCGCCAACCCGACCGGCGGCGTCACCCCCAAGGCAGAGATCGACAAGCTCGTCGCCGGCCTGGCCAATTTCCCGGACGTCGCGGTGATGTCGGACGAGATCTACGACCAGATGGTCTATGACGGCGAGAAGCACGTCTGCCTTCTCAGCTATCCTGAGATCCGTGACCGGCTCATCCTGCTCAACGGCTGGTCCAAGACCTATGCGATGACCGGCTGGCGGCTGGGCTACTCGGTCTGGCCGAAGCCGCTCTACGACAATGCCCGCAAGCTCGCGGTGAACTCGCATTCCTGCGTCAACGCCCCGGCGCAATGGGCGGGGCTTGCGGCGCTGACCGGTCCACAGGACGCGGTCCACGCCATGGTCGCCGAGTTCGATCGGCGCCGTAAGGCGGTCGTCGCCGGGCTGAACAGCTTGCCGAACGTCTCCTGCGCCGTGCCGAAGGGCGCCTTCTACGCCTTCCCGAATGTCTCGCGCACTGGCTGGAAAGCGAAGAAGCTCGCCTCCGCCTTGCTGGAGGAGGCCGGCGTCGCCACCATCGGCGGGCCCGATTTCGGCGTCCATGGCGAGGGCTATATCCGCCTCTCCTACGCGAACTCGCTGGAGAACATCGAGCGCGCGCTGGAGCGGATGGGCAGTTTCCTCAAGAGCCAGCAGGCGGCTTGA
- a CDS encoding GNAT family N-acetyltransferase, translating to MFPELTRDDVFRLETRRLWLRWPRMADAAAILRQAGEKSVAEMTASIPHPYPPEAVEPFIFAMRKGNALGEHLVLAITPRAKPNELIGIIGAHKRATGVPFLGYWLGTSHWGKGYATEAVQGLIDTLFSLVDVPAIDADTRVINPASRRVLEKSGFRAEGSFLKSLPARGGLFPCEQFRLDRSTWAALKSWSASGWTPHPELDDGEAEAPALEPSIRVQQSQGEPCPA from the coding sequence ATGTTCCCCGAACTGACCCGCGACGATGTCTTCCGGCTCGAGACCCGGCGTCTCTGGCTGCGCTGGCCGCGCATGGCCGATGCCGCTGCCATCCTTCGCCAGGCCGGCGAGAAGTCGGTGGCGGAAATGACGGCATCGATTCCGCACCCCTACCCGCCCGAGGCGGTGGAGCCCTTCATCTTCGCGATGCGCAAGGGCAACGCGCTGGGCGAGCATCTCGTCCTGGCGATCACCCCACGCGCCAAGCCGAACGAGCTGATCGGCATCATCGGAGCCCATAAGCGGGCTACGGGCGTGCCTTTCCTCGGCTACTGGCTGGGTACATCGCACTGGGGCAAGGGCTACGCGACCGAGGCGGTGCAGGGGCTGATCGATACCCTGTTCTCGCTGGTCGACGTGCCGGCGATCGACGCCGATACCCGCGTCATCAACCCGGCCTCGCGGCGGGTTCTGGAGAAGTCCGGCTTCCGGGCCGAGGGCTCTTTCCTGAAGTCGCTGCCGGCCCGCGGCGGACTGTTCCCCTGCGAGCAGTTCCGGCTCGACCGCTCGACCTGGGCGGCGTTGAAGAGCTGGAGCGCCAGCGGCTGGACACCGCACCCGGAGCTCGATGACGGAGAGGCCGAGGCGCCTGCGCTGGAGCCCTCCATTCGCGTCCAGCAGTCACAGGGCGAGCCCTGCCCGGCTTGA
- the rpmA gene encoding 50S ribosomal protein L27, which translates to MAHKKAGGSSRNGRDSESKRLGVKRFGDQAVVAGNIIIRQRGTKWHAGANVGMGKDHTLFATTNGRVRFTTKLGRAFVNVIPAQEAAE; encoded by the coding sequence ATGGCTCACAAAAAGGCAGGCGGCTCGTCGCGTAACGGCCGCGATTCTGAAAGCAAGCGACTCGGCGTGAAGCGCTTCGGCGACCAGGCCGTCGTTGCCGGCAACATCATTATTCGTCAGCGCGGCACCAAGTGGCATGCCGGCGCCAATGTCGGCATGGGCAAAGACCATACCCTCTTTGCGACGACGAATGGCCGCGTCCGATTCACGACGAAACTCGGCCGAGCTTTCGTGAACGTAATTCCGGCCCAAGAGGCCGCAGAGTAA
- a CDS encoding NIPSNAP family protein produces MITCYLRYIVDPYQLPAFEAYGKLWIRLVEKFGGKHHGYFMPSEGSSNVALAMFSSPSFAAYEDYRTRAATDPECQAAIAMNEKDRFIISYERSFFRPVFEDDQGIRRVPGNPPSSRA; encoded by the coding sequence ATGATAACCTGCTACCTGCGCTACATCGTCGACCCCTATCAGCTCCCCGCCTTCGAGGCTTACGGCAAGCTCTGGATCCGGCTCGTCGAAAAGTTCGGCGGCAAGCATCACGGCTATTTCATGCCATCGGAAGGCTCCTCGAACGTTGCGCTGGCGATGTTCAGCTCTCCGTCGTTCGCGGCCTACGAGGATTATCGCACGCGCGCAGCCACGGACCCGGAATGTCAGGCTGCGATTGCGATGAACGAGAAGGACCGCTTCATCATCAGCTATGAGCGCTCGTTCTTCCGGCCGGTTTTCGAGGACGACCAGGGCATCCGCCGCGTGCCCGGAAACCCGCCGTCATCCCGGGCTTGA
- a CDS encoding isocitrate lyase/phosphoenolpyruvate mutase family protein, protein MAHSPQVEAFRKLHEAGCFVMPNPWDLGSARWLRGQGFKALATTSAGFAFTQARADQDVPRDMMLAHIAEMVKAVPNLPVNADFENGYADTPDGVAANVKLCVATGVAGLSIEDATGREEDPLYAFELAVERIKAARKAIDETGSGVVLTARAECFLTGHSEPLKESARRIEAYAAAGADVLYAPGPKTAADIGTIVSAAGGKPVNALVYGDFGLSVSDIAAAGARRISIGAALARAAWAAFIEATRLIAEEGSFKGFAGNGPSAPLNPFFHKDLEERS, encoded by the coding sequence ATGGCACACAGCCCGCAAGTCGAAGCCTTCCGCAAGCTGCACGAGGCCGGCTGCTTCGTGATGCCCAATCCCTGGGATCTCGGTTCTGCCCGCTGGCTGCGCGGGCAGGGCTTCAAGGCGCTGGCGACGACGAGCGCCGGCTTCGCTTTCACGCAGGCGCGCGCCGATCAGGACGTGCCGCGCGACATGATGCTCGCCCACATCGCCGAGATGGTGAAGGCGGTGCCCAATCTGCCGGTGAATGCCGATTTCGAGAACGGCTATGCCGATACGCCGGACGGCGTCGCGGCCAACGTCAAGCTATGCGTTGCGACCGGCGTCGCCGGCCTCTCGATCGAGGATGCGACCGGGCGGGAGGAGGATCCGCTCTATGCCTTCGAGCTCGCGGTCGAACGGATCAAGGCCGCGCGCAAGGCGATCGACGAAACCGGTTCCGGCGTCGTGCTGACGGCCCGCGCCGAATGCTTTCTGACCGGGCATTCCGAGCCGCTGAAGGAATCGGCGCGCCGGATCGAGGCCTATGCGGCCGCCGGTGCCGACGTGCTCTACGCGCCGGGGCCGAAGACCGCCGCCGATATCGGCACTATCGTCTCTGCCGCCGGCGGCAAGCCGGTCAATGCGCTGGTCTATGGCGATTTCGGACTCTCCGTTTCGGATATCGCAGCTGCGGGCGCGCGGCGCATCTCGATAGGCGCCGCCTTGGCGCGGGCGGCCTGGGCCGCCTTCATCGAGGCAACGCGCCTGATTGCGGAGGAGGGCAGCTTCAAGGGCTTCGCCGGCAACGGCCCCTCGGCGCCGCTCAATCCGTTCTTCCATAAGGATCTCGAGGAGCGCTCATGA
- the denD gene encoding D-erythronate dehydrogenase produces MHILVLGGAGMVGRKFIERLARDGALGGKPVTRVTAQDVVVASPPPAAPFDFEAVISDLSIEGEAESLIATRPELIVHLAAIVSGEAEADFDKGYRINLDGTRYLFEAIRKAGDGYKPRVVFTSSIAVFGAPFHDKIEDEFFTTPLTSYGTQKAIGELLLCDYSRRGFFDGVGIRLPTICVRPGKPNKAASGFFSNIIREPLNGEEAVLPVSDQVRHWHASPRSAVGFLIHAATMDTAVIGPRRVLTMPGYSCTVAEQIEALRKVAGDNVVARIKRVPDPVIDKIVEGWPRNFNPKRALALGFKAESSFEEIIRVHIEDELHGTFVK; encoded by the coding sequence ATGCATATTCTCGTTCTCGGCGGCGCCGGCATGGTCGGGCGCAAGTTCATCGAGCGACTGGCGCGCGACGGCGCGCTCGGCGGCAAGCCGGTGACGCGCGTGACGGCGCAGGACGTCGTCGTCGCCTCACCCCCGCCAGCCGCTCCCTTCGATTTCGAGGCGGTGATCTCCGACCTCTCGATCGAGGGCGAGGCGGAAAGCCTGATCGCGACGCGACCGGAGCTGATCGTCCATCTCGCGGCGATCGTCTCCGGCGAGGCCGAGGCCGATTTCGACAAGGGCTACCGGATCAATCTCGACGGCACGCGCTATCTCTTCGAGGCGATCCGCAAGGCCGGCGACGGCTACAAGCCGCGCGTGGTCTTCACATCCTCGATCGCCGTGTTCGGCGCGCCCTTCCACGACAAGATCGAGGACGAGTTCTTCACCACGCCGCTGACCAGCTACGGCACGCAGAAGGCGATCGGCGAGCTGTTGCTCTGCGACTATTCGCGGCGCGGCTTCTTCGACGGCGTCGGCATCCGCCTACCGACGATCTGCGTGCGCCCCGGCAAGCCCAACAAGGCGGCCTCGGGCTTCTTCTCCAACATCATCCGCGAGCCGCTGAACGGCGAGGAGGCGGTGCTGCCCGTCTCGGATCAGGTGCGCCACTGGCACGCCTCGCCGCGTTCGGCCGTCGGCTTCCTGATCCATGCCGCGACGATGGATACCGCCGTAATCGGTCCGCGCCGGGTGCTGACCATGCCCGGTTACTCCTGCACCGTCGCCGAGCAGATCGAGGCGCTGCGCAAGGTCGCCGGCGACAATGTCGTCGCCCGGATCAAGCGGGTGCCCGATCCGGTGATCGACAAGATCGTCGAAGGCTGGCCGCGCAACTTCAACCCGAAGCGGGCGCTGGCGCTCGGCTTCAAGGCGGAGTCGAGCTTCGAGGAGATCATCCGCGTCCATATCGAGGATGAGCTGCACGGTACGTTCGTGAAGTAA
- a CDS encoding esterase-like activity of phytase family protein: MRLTRRTALAGLGALALPGAAQAVEQTRFPVSVSARPFTAFEPRNPDRRRFGALQFRGGLVLNSGHPRFGGFSGLARPNEGRDLVAVTDRGYWLTARVRSQGGRPVGLDGVEMAAILGASGRPLARSGLFDTESLCIADGMAYVGIERRHEIVRFDWASAGVEARARSVPVPPEIKRLPRNRGLEALGIVPAGPLKGALVAIAERSGKEDEPTLGAILGGPQPGLFKVARHDGYDITDLAFLPSGDMLLLERWYQQLRGVGMSMRRIAGRDIRPGALVDGPRLIEADLGYEIDNMEGLSIHLENGRTVLTLISDDNFSFLQRTVLLEFELV; encoded by the coding sequence ATGCGTCTCACCCGCCGCACAGCGCTCGCAGGCCTGGGCGCCCTCGCGCTGCCGGGGGCGGCGCAGGCCGTCGAGCAGACCCGCTTTCCAGTTTCTGTCTCGGCACGGCCCTTCACGGCCTTCGAGCCGCGCAACCCGGATCGGCGTCGGTTCGGCGCCTTGCAGTTCCGTGGCGGGCTCGTCCTGAATTCCGGTCATCCGCGCTTCGGCGGGTTCTCGGGCCTGGCGCGGCCGAACGAGGGGCGCGATCTCGTCGCGGTGACCGATCGTGGCTACTGGCTGACGGCAAGAGTGAGGTCGCAGGGCGGTAGACCCGTCGGGCTCGATGGTGTCGAGATGGCCGCCATCCTCGGCGCTTCCGGACGGCCGCTCGCGCGTTCGGGGCTCTTTGATACCGAGAGCCTCTGCATCGCCGATGGGATGGCTTATGTCGGCATCGAGCGCCGCCACGAGATCGTGCGTTTCGACTGGGCGAGCGCGGGCGTCGAGGCGCGGGCGCGATCGGTGCCGGTGCCGCCCGAAATCAAGCGACTGCCGCGCAATCGCGGGCTGGAGGCACTGGGCATCGTGCCGGCAGGGCCGCTCAAGGGCGCGCTCGTCGCAATTGCCGAGCGGTCGGGCAAAGAGGATGAGCCGACGCTTGGCGCGATTCTCGGCGGTCCCCAGCCGGGGCTGTTCAAGGTCGCACGGCACGATGGCTACGACATCACCGATCTCGCCTTCCTGCCCTCCGGCGACATGCTGCTGCTGGAACGTTGGTACCAGCAGCTACGTGGCGTCGGCATGAGCATGAGGCGAATCGCCGGGCGTGACATCCGGCCGGGCGCGCTCGTGGACGGGCCACGCCTGATCGAGGCCGATCTCGGCTATGAGATCGATAATATGGAGGGGTTGTCGATCCATCTGGAGAACGGGCGCACCGTGCTGACCCTGATCTCGGACGACAATTTCTCCTTCCTGCAGCGGACCGTGCTGCTGGAATTCGAGCTGGTCTGA
- a CDS encoding DUF3108 domain-containing protein yields MKSAVASSLAALVLAACLAEVAEAASLDARYDVSLLGITLGTASLSGGIDGSSYKLDMAAKLTGIVGGVTGGRGSGAATGALVGGKLAPKTFAVSSANSSENRTVRMALTDNSVAGIDIEPPIDDKPDRVPVTESHKRNIVDPLSAFIMPVNGKGKDGACNRTLPIFDGAARYDIKLSSAGTRNVKLEGYSGPVSICQARYVPIAGHRALRPSTKFMIENRDITTWLAPVAGTDVMVPVRISVKTMIGTAVIEASSFKVDPGVTATAARN; encoded by the coding sequence ATGAAATCCGCCGTCGCATCGTCCCTCGCAGCGCTGGTTCTCGCAGCCTGTCTGGCCGAGGTTGCCGAGGCGGCTTCGCTCGACGCGCGCTACGACGTCTCCCTTCTCGGCATCACGCTGGGCACCGCGAGCCTCTCCGGCGGCATCGACGGATCGAGCTACAAGCTCGATATGGCCGCCAAGCTGACGGGAATCGTCGGCGGCGTGACCGGGGGGCGCGGCTCGGGCGCGGCGACCGGGGCGCTGGTGGGCGGCAAGCTCGCGCCCAAGACCTTCGCCGTCAGCTCCGCCAATTCCAGCGAGAACCGGACCGTGCGCATGGCGCTGACAGACAACAGCGTCGCCGGCATCGATATCGAGCCGCCGATCGACGACAAGCCCGATCGTGTGCCGGTCACCGAGAGCCACAAGCGCAATATCGTCGATCCGCTGAGCGCCTTCATCATGCCGGTCAACGGCAAGGGCAAGGATGGCGCCTGCAACCGCACGCTGCCGATCTTCGACGGCGCGGCGCGCTACGACATCAAGCTCAGCAGCGCCGGAACCCGCAACGTCAAGCTCGAGGGCTATAGCGGCCCGGTTTCGATCTGCCAGGCGCGCTATGTGCCGATCGCGGGCCACCGTGCCTTGCGGCCGAGCACCAAGTTCATGATTGAAAACCGGGACATCACCACCTGGCTCGCGCCGGTCGCCGGCACCGATGTGATGGTGCCGGTGCGCATCTCGGTGAAGACGATGATCGGCACGGCGGTGATCGAGGCCTCGAGCTTCAAGGTCGATCCTGGCGTGACTGCAACCGCGGCGCGGAACTGA
- a CDS encoding IlvD/Edd family dehydratase, translating into MAQAPGNTPGKKPVRRIKPEQLRSKAWFDNPANADMTALYIERTMNFGLSREELQSGRPIIGIAQTGSDIAPCNRHHLELAHRVRDGIREMGGVPFEFPIHPIQETCKRPTASLDRNLQYLSLVEILYGYPLDGVVLTTGCDKTTPAQIMAAATVDIPAIALPGGPMLNGSFRGERTGSGTIVWKARQMMAAGEIDYKGFVELVASSAPSAGHCNTMGTASTMNSLAEAMGMTLPGAAAIPAPYRDRYEMAYLTGKRIVEMVWENLIPSKILTREAFENTIVINSAIGGSTNAPIHVNAIAKHIGVKLDNEDWTKIGYDIPLLVNLQPAGEYLGEDYYRAGGLPAVIAELIEKGKLKPAITANGHTLEENCKGAFSIAREVIKSYDEPMKAQSGFLNLSGNLFDSAIMKTSVITPEFRKRYLENPKDPMAFEGRAIVFDGPEDYHHRIDDPALAIDEHCILFIRGVGPIGYPGAAEVVNMRPPDYLIKKGVTALACVGDGRQSGTSGSPSILNASPEAATGGGLALLKTGDKVRIDLKKRSANILISDEELAQRKAAFKAAGGYKYPKSQTPWQEIQRKIVDELSEGMVLKPAVKYQKIHKKFGVPRDNH; encoded by the coding sequence ATGGCCCAGGCACCCGGCAACACCCCCGGCAAGAAGCCGGTTCGGCGTATCAAACCCGAGCAACTGCGCTCCAAGGCGTGGTTCGACAATCCCGCCAATGCCGATATGACCGCGCTCTATATCGAGCGCACCATGAATTTCGGCCTGTCGCGCGAGGAATTGCAATCCGGCCGGCCGATCATCGGCATCGCCCAGACGGGTTCCGACATCGCTCCCTGCAACCGGCACCACCTGGAGCTGGCGCATCGTGTCCGCGACGGCATCCGCGAGATGGGCGGCGTGCCCTTCGAATTCCCGATCCATCCGATCCAGGAAACCTGCAAGCGCCCTACCGCTTCGCTCGACCGCAACCTGCAATATCTCTCGCTGGTCGAGATTCTCTACGGCTACCCGCTTGACGGCGTGGTGCTGACAACGGGCTGCGACAAGACCACCCCGGCGCAGATCATGGCGGCCGCGACGGTCGATATCCCGGCGATCGCGCTGCCGGGCGGGCCGATGCTGAACGGCTCCTTCCGCGGCGAGCGCACCGGTTCCGGCACCATCGTCTGGAAGGCGCGCCAGATGATGGCGGCCGGCGAGATCGACTATAAGGGCTTCGTCGAGCTCGTCGCCTCGTCGGCGCCGTCGGCCGGCCACTGCAACACCATGGGCACGGCCTCGACGATGAACTCGCTGGCCGAGGCGATGGGCATGACGCTGCCCGGCGCTGCCGCGATCCCGGCGCCCTATCGCGACCGCTACGAGATGGCCTATCTGACGGGCAAGCGCATCGTCGAGATGGTCTGGGAGAACCTGATCCCCTCGAAGATCCTGACGCGCGAGGCCTTCGAGAACACCATCGTCATCAATTCGGCGATCGGCGGCTCGACCAATGCCCCGATCCACGTCAACGCCATCGCCAAGCATATCGGCGTCAAGCTCGACAACGAGGACTGGACGAAGATCGGCTACGACATCCCGCTGCTGGTCAACCTGCAGCCGGCCGGCGAGTATCTCGGCGAGGACTACTACCGCGCGGGCGGCCTGCCGGCCGTGATCGCGGAGCTGATCGAGAAGGGCAAGCTCAAGCCCGCGATCACGGCCAACGGCCACACGCTGGAAGAGAACTGCAAGGGCGCCTTCTCCATCGCTCGCGAGGTCATCAAGAGCTATGACGAGCCGATGAAGGCCCAGTCAGGCTTCCTCAACCTCTCCGGCAACCTGTTCGATTCCGCGATCATGAAGACCAGCGTGATCACGCCGGAATTCCGCAAGCGCTATCTGGAGAACCCGAAGGACCCGATGGCTTTCGAGGGCCGCGCCATCGTCTTCGACGGGCCAGAGGACTATCACCACCGCATCGACGATCCGGCGCTTGCCATCGACGAGCACTGCATCCTGTTCATCCGCGGCGTCGGCCCGATCGGGTATCCGGGCGCGGCGGAAGTCGTGAACATGCGGCCGCCGGATTACCTCATCAAGAAGGGCGTCACCGCGCTCGCCTGCGTCGGCGACGGGCGCCAGTCCGGCACCTCCGGCTCGCCCTCGATCCTCAACGCCTCGCCGGAAGCGGCGACCGGCGGCGGCCTCGCGCTGCTGAAGACCGGCGACAAGGTTCGCATCGACCTCAAGAAGCGCAGCGCCAACATCCTGATCTCGGATGAGGAGCTGGCGCAGCGCAAGGCCGCGTTCAAGGCGGCGGGCGGCTACAAATACCCGAAGAGCCAGACGCCCTGGCAGGAGATTCAGCGCAAGATCGTCGACGAGCTCTCCGAGGGCATGGTCCTCAAGCCAGCGGTCAAGTACCAGAAGATCCACAAGAAGTTCGGCGTGCCGCGCGACAACCACTGA
- a CDS encoding GNAT family N-acetyltransferase, translating into MPSLPRIADYRQVVSEHEVWLAEGEGGLEAALVLEIEPEDFTVWSVAVAPEAGGRKLGATLMAFADERARALGYGSVHLYTHAKLTQRIGWYERLGFAITHHEDMADRRLTHMRKTFAKAG; encoded by the coding sequence GTGCCCTCCCTGCCGCGCATCGCCGATTACCGGCAGGTCGTCTCCGAACACGAGGTCTGGCTCGCGGAGGGCGAGGGCGGCCTGGAGGCTGCGCTCGTGCTCGAGATCGAGCCGGAGGATTTTACGGTCTGGAGCGTGGCCGTGGCGCCGGAGGCCGGCGGCCGCAAGCTGGGGGCCACGCTGATGGCCTTTGCAGATGAGCGGGCGCGGGCGCTCGGCTACGGCTCCGTCCATCTCTACACCCATGCGAAGCTGACCCAGCGCATCGGCTGGTACGAGCGCCTCGGATTCGCCATCACGCATCATGAGGACATGGCCGACCGGCGGCTGACCCATATGCGCAAGACCTTTGCAAAAGCCGGCTAA
- a CDS encoding SDR family oxidoreductase, whose translation MAGRLKGKVAVVTAAGQGIGRAIAEAFVAEGATVWATDKDVGLLEGIPKAKKRKLDVLSTKAINAFAEKVGPIDVLVNAAGYVHHGTVLNTDDKAWDFSFDLNVKAMHRTIQAFLPGMLEKGNGSIINIASGAGSVRGIPNRYAYGATKAAVIGLTKAVAADYIKKGVRANAICPGTIQSPSLDQRIKDLAASTGTTEAAARQAFIDRQPMARLGTAEEIAWLAVYLAADESSYTTGQIHLADGGFAL comes from the coding sequence ATGGCAGGACGTTTGAAGGGCAAGGTCGCGGTCGTCACCGCCGCGGGGCAGGGGATCGGCCGGGCCATCGCCGAGGCTTTCGTGGCTGAGGGTGCCACCGTCTGGGCGACCGACAAGGATGTCGGCTTGCTCGAAGGCATTCCGAAGGCGAAGAAGCGCAAGCTCGACGTGCTCTCGACCAAAGCAATCAATGCTTTCGCCGAAAAGGTCGGCCCGATCGACGTTCTCGTGAACGCCGCGGGCTACGTCCATCACGGCACGGTGCTGAACACCGACGACAAGGCCTGGGACTTCTCCTTCGACCTCAACGTCAAGGCGATGCACCGCACGATCCAGGCCTTCCTGCCGGGCATGCTGGAGAAGGGCAACGGCTCGATCATCAACATCGCCTCGGGCGCCGGCTCAGTGCGCGGCATCCCCAATCGCTACGCCTATGGCGCGACCAAGGCGGCGGTGATCGGCCTGACCAAGGCGGTCGCGGCCGACTACATCAAGAAGGGCGTCCGTGCGAATGCGATCTGCCCGGGCACGATCCAGTCGCCCTCGCTCGATCAGCGCATCAAGGACCTTGCCGCCTCGACCGGGACGACCGAGGCCGCCGCCCGCCAGGCCTTCATCGATCGCCAGCCGATGGCCCGTCTCGGCACGGCCGAGGAGATCGCCTGGCTCGCGGTCTATCTCGCTGCGGACGAGTCGAGCTACACCACCGGCCAGATCCATCTGGCGGATGGCGGCTTCGCGCTCTGA
- the denD gene encoding D-erythronate dehydrogenase — translation MHVLITGAAGMVGHKLAERLAREGSCAGKAISKLTLTDVVPSSLPAELASRATIRVEDSGDAAVAKELAALRPDLIFHLAAIISGEAERDFDKGYRVNLDGMRNLLDAIRHEGGAAYVPKLVFTSSSGIFGAPFPPAISDEFHVTPLTSYGTQKAIGELLLADYSRRGFVDGVGIRFPSIVVRPGKPNASAGGFFSGIIREPLQGQEALLPVGDEVLFTHASPRSAVGFLIHAAGLRREALGPRVNLTMPGVCVTVGEQIEALRRIAGDKAVKLIRRAPDEASSAIVAGWPTRFDAKRALALGFTAERDFDEIIRVHIEDDLGGYLPN, via the coding sequence ATGCATGTCCTGATCACGGGGGCGGCCGGCATGGTCGGCCACAAGCTGGCCGAACGCCTGGCGCGCGAGGGGAGCTGTGCGGGCAAAGCGATCAGCAAGCTCACCCTCACCGACGTGGTGCCTTCTTCCCTGCCGGCCGAGCTCGCGAGCCGCGCCACGATCCGCGTCGAGGATTCGGGCGATGCGGCCGTAGCAAAGGAGCTCGCCGCGTTGCGTCCGGACCTGATCTTCCATCTCGCCGCGATCATCTCCGGCGAAGCCGAGCGCGATTTCGACAAGGGCTACCGCGTCAATCTCGACGGCATGCGCAATCTGCTGGACGCGATCCGACACGAGGGCGGCGCAGCCTACGTGCCCAAGCTCGTCTTCACCAGCTCGAGCGGCATCTTCGGTGCGCCGTTCCCGCCCGCGATCTCGGACGAGTTCCACGTCACGCCGCTGACCAGCTACGGCACACAGAAGGCGATCGGCGAATTGCTGCTGGCGGATTATTCGCGGCGCGGCTTCGTCGATGGCGTCGGCATCCGCTTTCCCTCGATCGTGGTTCGGCCGGGCAAGCCGAATGCCTCGGCTGGCGGCTTCTTTTCCGGTATCATCCGCGAGCCGCTGCAGGGGCAGGAGGCATTGCTGCCGGTTGGCGACGAGGTGCTCTTCACCCATGCCAGCCCGCGCTCGGCCGTCGGGTTCCTCATCCATGCCGCGGGGCTCAGGCGCGAGGCGCTGGGGCCGCGCGTCAACCTGACCATGCCGGGCGTCTGCGTCACCGTCGGCGAACAGATCGAGGCGCTCCGGCGCATCGCCGGCGACAAGGCGGTGAAGCTGATCCGGCGCGCGCCGGACGAGGCCTCCTCGGCCATCGTCGCCGGCTGGCCGACCCGCTTCGACGCGAAGCGCGCGCTGGCGTTGGGCTTTACGGCCGAACGCGATTTCGACGAGATCATCCGCGTCCATATCGAGGACGATCTCGGCGGTTATCTTCCGAACTGA
- the rpmB gene encoding 50S ribosomal protein L28, translated as MARRCELTGKATQTGHLVSHSNRKTKTVFRPNLVNVTLQSDALGRSVRLRVSANALRSVEHRGGLDAFLIKASAGDLSVGALALKRDLEKKLAAN; from the coding sequence ATGGCCCGCCGTTGCGAACTGACCGGGAAAGCCACCCAGACCGGCCACCTCGTCAGCCACTCGAACCGCAAGACGAAGACCGTCTTCCGCCCGAACCTCGTGAACGTCACGCTGCAGTCGGACGCGCTCGGCCGTTCGGTGCGCCTGCGCGTTTCGGCCAACGCCCTGCGTTCGGTCGAGCATCGCGGCGGCCTCGACGCCTTCCTGATCAAGGCCTCGGCCGGCGACCTCTCGGTCGGCGCCCTCGCTCTGAAGCGCGACCTCGAGAAGAAGCTCGCCGCCAACTGA